The Ranitomeya imitator isolate aRanImi1 chromosome 3, aRanImi1.pri, whole genome shotgun sequence genome has a window encoding:
- the TMSB4X gene encoding thymosin beta-4, whose amino-acid sequence MSDKPDMAEIEKFDKAKLKKTETQEKNPLPSKETIEQEKQASES is encoded by the exons ATGTCTGACAAACCAGATATGGCTGAGATTGAGAAATTTGATAAGGCCAAGCTGAAAAAGACGGAAACGCAAGAGAAAAATCCACTTCCTTCTAAAGAAA cAATTGAACAAGAGaaacaagcgtctgaatcctaa